The following coding sequences are from one Oncorhynchus nerka isolate Pitt River linkage group LG6, Oner_Uvic_2.0, whole genome shotgun sequence window:
- the LOC115130368 gene encoding phosphatidate phosphatase LPIN2-like isoform X2, with amino-acid sequence MNYVGQLAGQVLVTVKELYKGINQATLSGCIDVVVVRQPDGTFHCSPFHVRFGKLGVLRSKEKVIDIEINGEPVELHMKLGDNGEAFFVQETEQHNEIIPAHLVTSPIPTEEALGRGRESRAGESGLEGGLQPPQGDSQNPASSSTPLLPPSTTAGKKKKRRRKKHKADPRKEEQQASTAGGEEVCELSSDEEHGTQNNGRAPLFSTVKDTVEHRQHPNLHSLDSYPFSDGDWSPGDSHRSPRSLSEPMSPKSDSELMVKLSESMLRAESHMQWSWGEFPESTRVSKKEPSELPKTMTITPSESTHFRVILSSEAMEVEDGGLHTSLDPVCGPAIVKPEPRTPKQNTLLSSKHDPLSEPHHPPKPVHDHCPPQPEPCPLKPEPGALMSEPSPDLCIQSKPERRGPWTSTPPSVLDSSQRDSGSTAGGASCMAGDLGSIGSKTDSPSKRRGVRKRSQHQGPEDIYLDDLNAMEPDVVARYLAPKSESETIPKHWVEVGRCDGSQSPQSVGSAAADSGTECLSDSAGDLPDITLSLCGGVGENSEISKEKFMEHIITYHEFAENPAIIDNPNLVVRISNRYYNWTLAAPLILSMQAFQKNLPKATEEAWVKEKMPKKSGRWWFWRKSSVKQSSEAKMDRHESQHGDTESPVLDQQIPAVPQQKAVDDSSSDEESKELNTVAPTEHMHTELPPPTGSHSYMKSLRLSSDQIVSLKLREGPNDVTFSITTQYQGTCRCEGTIYLWNWDDKVIISDIDGTITKSDVFGQILPQLGKDWTHQGIAKLYHSVHENGYKFLYCSARAIGMADMTRGYLYWVNDRGTILPRGPLMLSPSSLFSAFHREVIEKKPEKFKIECLTDIKNLFYPNTHPFYAAFGNRANDVFAYKQVGVPVCRIFTVNPKGELILEQSKGNKTSYGRLSELVEHVFPLRSKEQSATFSFPEFSSFCFWRQPIAEVCLEELL; translated from the exons ATTGACATTGAGATCAATGGAGAACCAGTGGAGTTGCACATGAAGCTGGGGGACAACGGAGAGGCCTTCTTTGTTCAGGAAACCGAGCAGCATAAT GAGATAATCCCTGCCCACCTTGTGACGTCGCCCATCCCCACAGAGGAGGCTCTGGGGAGGGGCAGAGAGTCCAGAGCTGGGGAGTCGGGCCTGGAGGGTGGGCTGCAGCCGCCCCAGGGGGACTCACAAAAcccagcctcctcctccacccccctccttcCCCCCAGCACCACAGCAGGGAAGAAGAAAAAGAGACGTAGAAAGAAGCACAAAGCAGACCCCCGGAAGGAGGAGCAACAGGCCTCCACTGCTGGTGGTGAGGAGGTCTGTGAACTGAGCTCAGACGAGGAGCACGGTACACAAAACAACGGCAG GGCCCCCTTGTTCTCTACAGTGAAGGACACAgtggaacacaggcagcaccccAACCTCCACTCCTTGGACAGCTACCCCTTCTCTGATGGAGACTGGTCTCCCGGCGACAGCCACAG ATCCCCAAGATCCctgtcagagcccatgtctccaAAGAGCGACTCAGAGTTGATGGTGAAGTTATCAGAGAGCATGCTCAGAGCAGAGTCACACATGCAGTGGTCCTGGGGTGAGTTCCCAGAATCCACCAGG GTCAGTAAGAAAGAGCCCTCGGAGCTGCCTAAGACGATGACTATCACCCCGTCAGAGAGCACACACTTCAGGGTCATCCTCAGCTCAGAGGCcatggaggtggaggatgggggcCTGCACACCTCTCTGGACCCAGTGTGTGGACCTGCTATCGTCAAACCAGAGCCCCGGACCCCCAAACAAAATACCCTCCTCAGCTCAAAACACGACCCTCTATCTGAACCCCATCATCCCCCCAAACCTGTTCATGACCATTGCCCACCCCAACCTGAACCGTGTCCCCTCAAACCAGAACCAGGTGCTCTAATGTCGGAGCCCAGTCCAGACCTCTGTATCCAGTCCAAGCCTGAACGGAGGGGCCCTTGGACTTCCACTCCTCCCAGTGTGCTTGATTCCAGCCAGAGGGACAGTGGCTCTACTGCCGGTGGGGCCAGTTGCATGGCCGGGGACCTGGGGTCCATCGGCTCCAAGACTGACTCCCCCTCCAAGAGGAGAG GTGTGAGGAAGAGGAGTCAGCACCAGGGGCCTGAGGATATCTACCTGGACGACCTGAACGCTATGGAGCCTGACGTCGTCGCGCGCTACTTAGCTCCCAAGAG TGAGTCCGAGACCATCCCTAAGCACTGGGTGGAGGTTGGCAGGTGCGATGGGTCCCAGTCTCCCCAGTCTGTGGGTAGTGCAGCGGCCGACAGCGGGACAGAGTGTCTGTCTGACTCGGCTGGGGATCTACCAGacatcaccctgtctctctgtggaggGGTCGGGGAGAACTCTGAAATCTCCAAAG AGAAATTCATGGAGCACATCATCACATATCATGAATTTGCTGAAAATCCAGCAATCATTGACAATCCCAATTTGGTGGTTAGAATTTCAAACCG aTATTACAACTGGACATTGGCAGCTCCATTGATACTAAGTATGCAAGCTTTCCAGAAGAACCTGCCCAAG GCCACAGAGGAGGCATGGGTGAAAGAGAAGATGCCTAAGAAGTCCGGCCGCTGGTGGTTCTGGAGGAAAAGCAGCGTCAAACAG TCTTCAGAGGCCAAGATGGACAGACACGAGTCCCAACACGGAGACACAGAGAGCCCTGTCCTCGATCAACAGATTCCAGCAGTGCCACA GCAGAAAGCAGTAGACGACTCCTCCAGCGATGAAGAATCGAAAGAGCTCAACACAGTGGCACCTACTGAGCACATGCACACAGAGCTACCTCCACCAACTGGCTCGCACTCCTACATGAAGTCTCTCCGCCTCTCGTCTGACCAGATA GTCAGTCTGAAGCTGAGGGAGGGGCCTAATGACGTCACTTTTAGCATCACCACCCAGTACCAGGGGACGTGTCGCTGCGAGGGCACCATCTACCTGTGGAACTGGGATGACAAAGTCATCATCTCTGACATCGACGGCACCATCACCAA GTCTGACGTGTTTGGACAAATTCTTCCTCAGCTCGGGAAAGACTGGACTCATCAAGGCATTGCTAAGCTGTACCACTCAGTGCATGA GAATGGCTACAAATTCCTGTACTGTTCGGCGCGGGCAATCGGCATGGCGGACATGACCAGAGGGTACTTGTACTGGGTGAACGACCGGGGAACCATCCTGCCTCGAGGACCCCTCATGCTGTCCCCTAGCAGCCTCTTTTCTGCATTTCACAG GGAGGTGATTGAAAAGAAGCCAGAGAAGTTCAAGATTGAATGCCTAACAGACATCAAGAACCTCTTCTACCCAAACACACATCCCTTCTACGCAGCCTTTGGAAACAGAGCAAAT GATGTGTTTGCCTACAAGCAAGTGGGTGTACCAGTGTGTCGGATATTCACAGTCAACCCCAAAGGGGAGCTCATCCTAGAGCAATCGAAAGGCAATAAGACTTC CTACGGCCGACTGAGTGAACTGGTGGAGCACGTTTTCCCTTTACGCAGTAAGGAGCAGAGCGCCACCTTCAGTTTCCCAGAATTCAGTTCTTTCTGCTTCTGGAGACAGCCAATCGCTGAGGTCTGCCTTGAGGAGCTGCTCTGA
- the LOC115130368 gene encoding phosphatidate phosphatase LPIN2-like isoform X1, producing MDLSVWCPDSRDSVEYQDSHLQDTKSSWTLVDTMNYVGQLAGQVLVTVKELYKGINQATLSGCIDVVVVRQPDGTFHCSPFHVRFGKLGVLRSKEKVIDIEINGEPVELHMKLGDNGEAFFVQETEQHNEIIPAHLVTSPIPTEEALGRGRESRAGESGLEGGLQPPQGDSQNPASSSTPLLPPSTTAGKKKKRRRKKHKADPRKEEQQASTAGGEEVCELSSDEEHGTQNNGRAPLFSTVKDTVEHRQHPNLHSLDSYPFSDGDWSPGDSHRSPRSLSEPMSPKSDSELMVKLSESMLRAESHMQWSWGEFPESTRVSKKEPSELPKTMTITPSESTHFRVILSSEAMEVEDGGLHTSLDPVCGPAIVKPEPRTPKQNTLLSSKHDPLSEPHHPPKPVHDHCPPQPEPCPLKPEPGALMSEPSPDLCIQSKPERRGPWTSTPPSVLDSSQRDSGSTAGGASCMAGDLGSIGSKTDSPSKRRGVRKRSQHQGPEDIYLDDLNAMEPDVVARYLAPKSESETIPKHWVEVGRCDGSQSPQSVGSAAADSGTECLSDSAGDLPDITLSLCGGVGENSEISKEKFMEHIITYHEFAENPAIIDNPNLVVRISNRYYNWTLAAPLILSMQAFQKNLPKATEEAWVKEKMPKKSGRWWFWRKSSVKQSSEAKMDRHESQHGDTESPVLDQQIPAVPQQKAVDDSSSDEESKELNTVAPTEHMHTELPPPTGSHSYMKSLRLSSDQIVSLKLREGPNDVTFSITTQYQGTCRCEGTIYLWNWDDKVIISDIDGTITKSDVFGQILPQLGKDWTHQGIAKLYHSVHENGYKFLYCSARAIGMADMTRGYLYWVNDRGTILPRGPLMLSPSSLFSAFHREVIEKKPEKFKIECLTDIKNLFYPNTHPFYAAFGNRANDVFAYKQVGVPVCRIFTVNPKGELILEQSKGNKTSYGRLSELVEHVFPLRSKEQSATFSFPEFSSFCFWRQPIAEVCLEELL from the exons ATTGACATTGAGATCAATGGAGAACCAGTGGAGTTGCACATGAAGCTGGGGGACAACGGAGAGGCCTTCTTTGTTCAGGAAACCGAGCAGCATAAT GAGATAATCCCTGCCCACCTTGTGACGTCGCCCATCCCCACAGAGGAGGCTCTGGGGAGGGGCAGAGAGTCCAGAGCTGGGGAGTCGGGCCTGGAGGGTGGGCTGCAGCCGCCCCAGGGGGACTCACAAAAcccagcctcctcctccacccccctccttcCCCCCAGCACCACAGCAGGGAAGAAGAAAAAGAGACGTAGAAAGAAGCACAAAGCAGACCCCCGGAAGGAGGAGCAACAGGCCTCCACTGCTGGTGGTGAGGAGGTCTGTGAACTGAGCTCAGACGAGGAGCACGGTACACAAAACAACGGCAG GGCCCCCTTGTTCTCTACAGTGAAGGACACAgtggaacacaggcagcaccccAACCTCCACTCCTTGGACAGCTACCCCTTCTCTGATGGAGACTGGTCTCCCGGCGACAGCCACAG ATCCCCAAGATCCctgtcagagcccatgtctccaAAGAGCGACTCAGAGTTGATGGTGAAGTTATCAGAGAGCATGCTCAGAGCAGAGTCACACATGCAGTGGTCCTGGGGTGAGTTCCCAGAATCCACCAGG GTCAGTAAGAAAGAGCCCTCGGAGCTGCCTAAGACGATGACTATCACCCCGTCAGAGAGCACACACTTCAGGGTCATCCTCAGCTCAGAGGCcatggaggtggaggatgggggcCTGCACACCTCTCTGGACCCAGTGTGTGGACCTGCTATCGTCAAACCAGAGCCCCGGACCCCCAAACAAAATACCCTCCTCAGCTCAAAACACGACCCTCTATCTGAACCCCATCATCCCCCCAAACCTGTTCATGACCATTGCCCACCCCAACCTGAACCGTGTCCCCTCAAACCAGAACCAGGTGCTCTAATGTCGGAGCCCAGTCCAGACCTCTGTATCCAGTCCAAGCCTGAACGGAGGGGCCCTTGGACTTCCACTCCTCCCAGTGTGCTTGATTCCAGCCAGAGGGACAGTGGCTCTACTGCCGGTGGGGCCAGTTGCATGGCCGGGGACCTGGGGTCCATCGGCTCCAAGACTGACTCCCCCTCCAAGAGGAGAG GTGTGAGGAAGAGGAGTCAGCACCAGGGGCCTGAGGATATCTACCTGGACGACCTGAACGCTATGGAGCCTGACGTCGTCGCGCGCTACTTAGCTCCCAAGAG TGAGTCCGAGACCATCCCTAAGCACTGGGTGGAGGTTGGCAGGTGCGATGGGTCCCAGTCTCCCCAGTCTGTGGGTAGTGCAGCGGCCGACAGCGGGACAGAGTGTCTGTCTGACTCGGCTGGGGATCTACCAGacatcaccctgtctctctgtggaggGGTCGGGGAGAACTCTGAAATCTCCAAAG AGAAATTCATGGAGCACATCATCACATATCATGAATTTGCTGAAAATCCAGCAATCATTGACAATCCCAATTTGGTGGTTAGAATTTCAAACCG aTATTACAACTGGACATTGGCAGCTCCATTGATACTAAGTATGCAAGCTTTCCAGAAGAACCTGCCCAAG GCCACAGAGGAGGCATGGGTGAAAGAGAAGATGCCTAAGAAGTCCGGCCGCTGGTGGTTCTGGAGGAAAAGCAGCGTCAAACAG TCTTCAGAGGCCAAGATGGACAGACACGAGTCCCAACACGGAGACACAGAGAGCCCTGTCCTCGATCAACAGATTCCAGCAGTGCCACA GCAGAAAGCAGTAGACGACTCCTCCAGCGATGAAGAATCGAAAGAGCTCAACACAGTGGCACCTACTGAGCACATGCACACAGAGCTACCTCCACCAACTGGCTCGCACTCCTACATGAAGTCTCTCCGCCTCTCGTCTGACCAGATA GTCAGTCTGAAGCTGAGGGAGGGGCCTAATGACGTCACTTTTAGCATCACCACCCAGTACCAGGGGACGTGTCGCTGCGAGGGCACCATCTACCTGTGGAACTGGGATGACAAAGTCATCATCTCTGACATCGACGGCACCATCACCAA GTCTGACGTGTTTGGACAAATTCTTCCTCAGCTCGGGAAAGACTGGACTCATCAAGGCATTGCTAAGCTGTACCACTCAGTGCATGA GAATGGCTACAAATTCCTGTACTGTTCGGCGCGGGCAATCGGCATGGCGGACATGACCAGAGGGTACTTGTACTGGGTGAACGACCGGGGAACCATCCTGCCTCGAGGACCCCTCATGCTGTCCCCTAGCAGCCTCTTTTCTGCATTTCACAG GGAGGTGATTGAAAAGAAGCCAGAGAAGTTCAAGATTGAATGCCTAACAGACATCAAGAACCTCTTCTACCCAAACACACATCCCTTCTACGCAGCCTTTGGAAACAGAGCAAAT GATGTGTTTGCCTACAAGCAAGTGGGTGTACCAGTGTGTCGGATATTCACAGTCAACCCCAAAGGGGAGCTCATCCTAGAGCAATCGAAAGGCAATAAGACTTC CTACGGCCGACTGAGTGAACTGGTGGAGCACGTTTTCCCTTTACGCAGTAAGGAGCAGAGCGCCACCTTCAGTTTCCCAGAATTCAGTTCTTTCTGCTTCTGGAGACAGCCAATCGCTGAGGTCTGCCTTGAGGAGCTGCTCTGA